One window from the genome of Cyclobacterium amurskyense encodes:
- a CDS encoding sugar phosphate isomerase/epimerase family protein, protein MKENKKGNSLPTSYNSRRDFLKNASLGLMAMTMPELPDIFDNTKLGIVVHSYGKRWHATHQSSDYPAFSDASELLAHCHKIGAGGIQVGINGWTEGFCHKIRDQRENLNMYLEGSTGMPKMTSQLPDFEKQIILAKEAGIKVLRTVSLGPRRYEAIHSQEEFLAFQKQSILMLGKAEPILRKHKIKLAIENHKDWRSDELLHLIKGVSSEWVGITLDFGNSIALMEQPKTTTQHLAPYVFSTHVKDMAVKPCSEGFLLSEVPLGEGLLNLKEIVNTCKKYNPSISFNLEMITRNPLLIPCLTPDYWTTLEKVPAFELSQILTWVNTHGRNLPHIDSLETEELLAREEINILTSLTYSIKHLNL, encoded by the coding sequence ATGAAGGAAAATAAAAAAGGCAACTCTTTACCAACCTCATACAATAGCAGACGAGATTTTTTAAAAAATGCCAGCTTGGGATTGATGGCAATGACCATGCCTGAATTACCAGATATATTTGACAATACTAAACTGGGAATAGTGGTCCACTCCTATGGGAAGAGGTGGCATGCTACTCATCAGAGTAGTGATTATCCAGCATTCTCTGATGCGAGCGAACTTCTCGCTCATTGTCATAAAATCGGTGCAGGTGGAATTCAAGTTGGCATCAATGGTTGGACTGAGGGTTTTTGTCATAAAATCAGAGACCAAAGAGAAAACCTTAACATGTACCTAGAAGGGTCAACAGGAATGCCAAAAATGACAAGCCAATTGCCTGATTTTGAAAAACAAATAATTCTGGCAAAAGAGGCTGGAATCAAAGTTTTAAGAACAGTAAGCCTTGGACCTAGGAGATACGAGGCCATCCATAGCCAAGAAGAGTTTTTGGCTTTCCAAAAGCAATCTATTCTCATGCTTGGAAAAGCCGAACCGATTTTGCGGAAACATAAAATTAAATTGGCCATTGAAAATCATAAAGATTGGCGTTCTGATGAATTGTTACATTTGATAAAAGGTGTTTCAAGTGAATGGGTTGGAATAACTTTGGACTTTGGTAACAGCATTGCTCTTATGGAACAGCCCAAAACTACCACCCAACATTTGGCTCCATATGTATTCTCTACTCATGTAAAAGACATGGCAGTAAAACCCTGTTCAGAAGGATTTCTTTTATCAGAAGTGCCTTTGGGTGAGGGACTACTAAACCTAAAGGAAATAGTCAACACCTGTAAAAAGTACAACCCTTCAATTTCTTTTAATCTTGAGATGATAACAAGAAACCCATTACTCATTCCCTGTTTGACTCCTGATTATTGGACCACACTTGAAAAGGTTCCTGCGTTCGAATTATCTCAAATTCTTACTTGGGTTAACACCCATGGCAGAAACCTACCGCATATTGACTCTCTGGAAACCGAAGAGTTGTTGGCCAGGGAGGAAATCAATATTTTGACCTCATTAACATACAGCATTAAACATTTGAATCTATAA
- a CDS encoding phage tail protein, giving the protein MFEEYIGVVKMFAGNFAPRGYAICDGRLLKIKDNQSLFSIIGNMYGRDGRTTFALPDLRGRMPVGIGNGQGLSTKKIGEKGGQEATKLEEKNMPAHSHTLNSSSEAATSSNPKDNFPALSHVKVNRFKPPYAVETFAGTSNSNMNDKTIGLSGQNEPFDQMPPYLGINFIICIQGYYPARS; this is encoded by the coding sequence ATGTTTGAAGAGTACATAGGAGTTGTGAAAATGTTTGCGGGAAATTTCGCCCCCAGAGGATATGCCATTTGTGATGGAAGGTTATTAAAAATTAAAGACAACCAAAGTCTTTTCTCTATTATAGGAAACATGTATGGAAGGGATGGGAGAACCACCTTTGCATTACCTGATTTGCGAGGAAGAATGCCTGTTGGCATAGGAAATGGACAAGGGCTTTCAACAAAAAAAATAGGTGAAAAAGGAGGTCAAGAAGCCACCAAACTTGAAGAAAAGAATATGCCTGCCCATTCACATACATTAAATTCCAGTTCTGAAGCAGCAACTTCAAGCAACCCAAAAGACAATTTCCCTGCCCTATCTCATGTAAAAGTCAACCGATTTAAACCACCTTATGCGGTTGAAACTTTTGCAGGCACCTCAAACTCAAATATGAATGACAAAACGATTGGTTTATCTGGACAGAATGAGCCTTTTGACCAAATGCCTCCTTATCTCGGAATAAATTTCATTATTTGTATTCAGGGTTATTATCCAGCAAGGAGTTAA
- a CDS encoding sulfite exporter TauE/SafE family protein yields MIWTAFIWGILGSFHCIGMCGPIALALAGKDRNKYLLNKLLYNSGRAVTYSLLGGLVGMVGFSLSLAGIQQWVSIVLGLMIIVLAFFYKESEKWITNSTLSSSLIKLKSQLGKSIKRGGRKAFFITGVFNGFLPCGMVYMALVASLALQSPVMGMAYMFVFGLGTFPVMILLMFSKDIFSMNFRVKMNKAMPYFVMFMGVLFVMRGMGWGIPYLSPKLGLPTAHAAELLDAGITNCQ; encoded by the coding sequence ATGATCTGGACAGCCTTTATTTGGGGAATACTTGGCTCATTTCATTGCATTGGAATGTGTGGGCCAATTGCACTTGCCTTAGCCGGTAAAGACAGAAATAAGTATTTGCTTAATAAATTGCTGTACAATTCGGGCCGTGCTGTGACCTATTCTTTATTGGGTGGTTTGGTAGGTATGGTAGGTTTTTCTCTTTCCTTGGCCGGAATTCAACAATGGGTTTCTATTGTTTTGGGTTTGATGATCATTGTACTTGCATTTTTCTATAAGGAATCTGAAAAATGGATTACAAATTCCACTTTATCTTCCTCTTTGATAAAATTAAAGTCCCAGCTGGGAAAATCAATAAAAAGAGGTGGGCGCAAAGCGTTTTTTATCACAGGAGTCTTTAATGGATTTCTACCTTGTGGCATGGTGTACATGGCCTTGGTGGCCTCCCTAGCACTTCAAAGCCCTGTAATGGGCATGGCTTACATGTTTGTTTTTGGCTTAGGCACTTTTCCAGTGATGATTTTGCTAATGTTTTCAAAAGATATTTTTTCGATGAATTTTAGGGTGAAAATGAACAAGGCCATGCCTTATTTTGTGATGTTTATGGGAGTACTGTTTGTTATGAGAGGAATGGGGTGGGGAATTCCTTACTTAAGTCCTAAATTAGGATTGCCAACGGCCCATGCGGCTGAACTTCTAGATGCTGGAATTACGAATTGCCAATAA
- a CDS encoding FixH family protein — protein MNWGNGILLLLLVFIGLMVTLVTICVKQDDIHLVTENYYAEEIKYQEHIDRVSNTNAMEGKVMQFDAASKTLQFKLPIGSKGELHLFRPSDARMDKKIQIEIKDSESNTMSLKGLEPGYWKMKMTWEADGVAFFEEKKIDI, from the coding sequence ATGAACTGGGGAAATGGAATCTTATTGTTATTGTTGGTTTTTATTGGGTTGATGGTGACCCTGGTAACCATTTGTGTGAAGCAGGATGATATACATCTGGTTACAGAGAATTATTATGCTGAAGAAATCAAATACCAGGAACATATTGATCGAGTGTCAAATACCAATGCCATGGAAGGCAAAGTCATGCAATTTGATGCAGCAAGTAAAACCCTTCAATTCAAGTTGCCTATTGGTTCCAAAGGAGAGTTGCATTTATTTAGACCCTCTGATGCTCGGATGGATAAAAAAATTCAAATTGAAATAAAGGATTCTGAATCCAATACGATGTCACTGAAAGGGCTTGAACCAGGGTACTGGAAAATGAAAATGACTTGGGAAGCAGATGGTGTTGCTTTTTTCGAAGAAAAGAAAATTGATATTTAA
- a CDS encoding DUF7133 domain-containing protein yields MFNPFLNLLKAYFLVGIWIIIFSLVCCCSPKNRDPSPALLPEQALQLFEINDDLSIQLVAAEPMVQDPVFTSFDEDGKMWIVEMKGFMNDIEGSNELVPNGRISILEDSNGDGTMDRSTIYLDSLVMPRALAVIKGGALVVENMSLWWTQDLDGDLKADTKELVDADYAGSNLPEHSGNGLLRGLDNWYYNAKSRFRYKFKNNQWIKDSTEFRGQWGISQDDYGRLYYNYNWSPLHADLVPPNYFIRNANHSTTSGLDQGLTSDREIYPIRENLAINRGYIPGILDEQNQLKEFTSACSPFYFRGNGLPKVYLGNVFVCEPSGNLIRRNAIVSSGIQLSAEAVDIGHSIIASKDERFRPVSLSSGPDGALYISDMYRGLIQHGAYISPYLKDITIKRKLVLPTHYGRIWRVAHKDWQPKPVPRLSNYSGPELVETLKHPNGWYRDMAQRLLVEGNNSFNVPLLEELALNSKYHLAQIHALWTLEGLEKLDENVLFTLLDNLGAYHPKVIIHVLRLTEQLAKENNHVKKRLEKFYLKNQETISNEELALQMILTAGSLSEEVSKTTIASILKNNIDEPIFRDGALSSLYNYEYSFLLYLIKQNQWKEHSPSKAIFLEMVATAISRKNNEREMLKLLNLLEQRNLAKDWQAYSIFTGMSMAGAQKKSDPIKLKTAPKFSKTIDFEKSNLNTAQWNNLFIWPGKKIKPDSLLNINKLSDAERSSFVKGRQHFLSTCAGCHGGDGEGVKRMGPPLNKSEWVTGNERQLAMILLHGLEGTIMVNGVKYSSPDILPVMPSMASLDNSTIANILTYIRNEWDNQATAVKGGKVAEIRISTQGRVIPWKPEELLRSKPPVSPSNKP; encoded by the coding sequence TTGTTTAATCCATTCCTAAATCTATTAAAGGCCTACTTTCTGGTCGGAATATGGATTATTATTTTTTCCCTTGTTTGCTGTTGTTCACCAAAAAATCGAGATCCTTCACCAGCTCTCCTACCTGAGCAAGCACTACAATTATTTGAAATAAATGATGATTTGTCGATCCAACTTGTTGCTGCTGAACCAATGGTTCAAGACCCTGTATTTACTAGCTTTGATGAAGACGGGAAAATGTGGATAGTTGAGATGAAAGGTTTTATGAATGACATTGAAGGTTCAAATGAGTTAGTCCCTAATGGAAGAATCTCTATTTTGGAAGACAGTAATGGAGATGGGACAATGGATAGAAGCACCATTTATTTAGACAGCCTTGTCATGCCCAGAGCACTTGCAGTAATTAAAGGAGGCGCCTTGGTAGTTGAAAACATGTCACTTTGGTGGACCCAGGACTTGGATGGGGACCTGAAAGCTGACACAAAAGAATTGGTTGACGCAGATTATGCAGGTAGCAATTTGCCGGAGCATTCCGGCAATGGATTGCTTAGAGGTCTTGACAATTGGTACTACAATGCGAAATCTAGGTTTAGATATAAGTTTAAAAACAACCAATGGATCAAGGACAGCACCGAATTCCGAGGCCAATGGGGTATAAGTCAGGATGATTATGGCAGGCTTTATTACAACTACAATTGGTCTCCCCTACATGCCGATCTGGTTCCTCCCAATTATTTTATTAGGAATGCAAACCACAGCACTACCTCAGGTCTTGACCAAGGACTTACATCAGATCGAGAAATCTATCCCATAAGAGAAAACTTAGCCATCAATAGAGGCTATATTCCAGGAATATTGGATGAGCAAAATCAGCTAAAAGAGTTCACTTCTGCCTGTTCTCCTTTTTATTTCAGAGGTAATGGACTTCCCAAAGTTTATTTAGGAAATGTGTTCGTCTGCGAGCCATCAGGCAACTTGATAAGAAGGAATGCCATTGTATCAAGTGGCATCCAGCTTTCAGCAGAAGCTGTAGACATCGGGCATTCAATCATTGCATCAAAAGATGAGCGGTTTCGACCGGTGAGTTTATCTTCAGGCCCAGATGGTGCTCTATACATTTCAGACATGTATAGAGGCTTGATTCAGCATGGTGCTTACATTTCACCCTACTTGAAAGACATTACAATTAAAAGAAAATTGGTTCTCCCCACCCATTATGGGAGAATTTGGCGTGTAGCCCATAAAGATTGGCAACCAAAACCAGTTCCCAGATTATCAAATTACTCTGGACCAGAACTAGTAGAAACCTTAAAACATCCCAACGGATGGTACAGGGACATGGCACAAAGGCTTCTGGTTGAAGGAAACAACAGCTTTAATGTGCCGCTTCTTGAAGAATTGGCATTAAATTCAAAATATCACTTGGCTCAAATCCATGCATTATGGACTTTAGAAGGGCTTGAAAAATTGGATGAAAACGTCCTGTTCACATTATTGGATAATCTAGGCGCTTATCATCCAAAGGTAATAATACATGTACTAAGACTAACTGAGCAACTTGCTAAAGAAAACAATCACGTTAAAAAGCGCCTTGAAAAATTTTATCTTAAAAATCAGGAAACCATTAGCAATGAAGAATTGGCTCTTCAGATGATTCTTACTGCAGGTAGTTTGTCAGAAGAGGTATCAAAGACCACAATTGCTAGCATTTTAAAAAACAACATCGATGAACCCATATTTAGAGATGGTGCGCTAAGCAGCCTATATAATTATGAATATTCATTCCTACTTTACCTGATAAAGCAAAACCAATGGAAGGAGCACTCCCCATCTAAAGCCATCTTTCTGGAAATGGTCGCAACTGCCATCAGCAGAAAGAATAACGAGCGTGAAATGCTAAAACTATTAAATCTCTTAGAGCAACGCAACCTTGCAAAAGATTGGCAGGCATATTCTATTTTCACAGGCATGTCTATGGCAGGTGCCCAAAAAAAATCGGATCCAATCAAGCTAAAAACTGCTCCAAAATTTTCTAAAACTATCGATTTTGAAAAAAGCAATTTGAATACTGCTCAATGGAATAACCTATTCATTTGGCCAGGAAAAAAGATTAAACCAGACTCTTTACTGAATATAAACAAACTATCTGATGCAGAAAGATCCTCGTTTGTAAAAGGCCGACAGCACTTTTTAAGCACCTGTGCAGGCTGCCATGGAGGGGATGGTGAGGGAGTTAAAAGAATGGGACCTCCACTAAACAAATCTGAATGGGTGACAGGAAATGAAAGGCAACTAGCCATGATCCTACTTCATGGACTGGAAGGTACCATCATGGTAAATGGAGTAAAATACAGTAGTCCTGATATATTGCCAGTAATGCCATCTATGGCCAGCTTGGATAACAGTACTATTGCCAACATTCTAACCTATATAAGAAATGAATGGGACAACCAAGCCACAGCGGTAAAAGGTGGCAAAGTAGCAGAAATAAGAATCTCAACCCAAGGAAGGGTAATTCCGTGGAAACCTGAAGAACTATTGCGTTCCAAGCCTCCGGTAAGTCCTTCAAACAAACCTTGA
- a CDS encoding SDR family NAD(P)-dependent oxidoreductase has protein sequence MINSLPGIKLFDLNGKTAIVTGGSKGLGLAMAAGLASAGANILIVNRTERDGEIAAEEISKGFGVKALSFTADISKEEETKAMAAYAMEAFGRIDILINSAGINIRGAIDEVSLDDFKKVMNINVTGTWLCSRAVVPHMKAQKSGAIINLASTLGVVGLANRTPYTSSKGAVVQMTRAFGIEMAPFNIKVNAICPGPFLTEMNIPVADDPATKQFIIGATALGRWGELKEIQGAAIFLASDAASYMTGSLLTVDGGWTAK, from the coding sequence ATGATCAATAGCTTACCAGGAATAAAATTATTTGACCTAAATGGAAAAACAGCCATTGTTACAGGAGGATCCAAGGGTTTAGGACTCGCCATGGCTGCTGGGCTTGCTTCCGCTGGAGCAAATATTCTAATCGTAAACAGAACAGAAAGAGATGGCGAAATTGCAGCTGAAGAAATCAGCAAGGGGTTTGGTGTGAAGGCACTTTCCTTTACAGCCGATATATCAAAAGAAGAAGAAACCAAGGCGATGGCTGCCTATGCAATGGAGGCTTTTGGTCGCATCGATATCTTGATAAATAGTGCTGGGATTAATATTAGAGGAGCTATAGATGAAGTCAGTTTAGACGATTTCAAAAAGGTAATGAATATCAACGTTACAGGTACTTGGTTGTGTAGTCGTGCCGTAGTCCCCCATATGAAAGCCCAAAAGTCAGGAGCAATAATTAACTTGGCAAGCACACTGGGTGTAGTGGGATTGGCTAATCGCACCCCTTATACCTCAAGCAAGGGAGCAGTGGTACAAATGACCCGAGCTTTTGGAATAGAAATGGCCCCATTCAACATCAAAGTAAATGCCATCTGCCCAGGGCCATTTCTTACTGAAATGAATATTCCAGTAGCTGATGACCCTGCCACGAAGCAGTTTATAATTGGAGCAACTGCTTTGGGAAGATGGGGGGAACTAAAAGAAATTCAAGGAGCAGCCATATTCTTGGCCAGTGATGCGGCTAGTTATATGACAGGCTCCTTACTGACTGTAGATGGTGGTTGGACAGCTAAATAA
- a CDS encoding GntP family permease, with the protein MFIFLLILFALAIIIVAIIKFEIHPFLALFSGAIIYGLMAGMPAELIISSITDGFGGVLGRIGLLILFGVVIGTFLEKSGGAFVIAQKVLSWVGQKSVMLGMMITGYISSIPVFGDSAFIMLNPINKSLSFKGKLPYAATTVALTLGITATHSLVPPTPGPIAAAGILEADLGQIILFGAIISALALIPCYYFCKYWVSKIHLEPVFAEIDKEGKVRKKPSLGKSFMPIIIPLLLIILSSIAAYPTQPFGDNLFTSLISFIGNPIIALLLGAFMAFSLPEKLDKKVLSSSGWFGEALLIGAPVILITGAGGVFGKMLQNSGIADQISSIMTAGNLSLFLPFAMAFALKSAQGSSTVALVTTASIMVPLMPALGLDTEIMRVLTVLATGAGAIAVSHANDSFFWAMTQLSGMNIKQGYQSHSLGTVILSFTAMAIIFILATVLA; encoded by the coding sequence ATGTTTATTTTTCTTTTGATTCTATTCGCGTTGGCCATAATAATTGTGGCTATCATAAAATTTGAAATTCATCCCTTCCTTGCCTTATTTAGTGGGGCAATTATTTACGGTCTAATGGCAGGTATGCCTGCAGAATTAATCATTAGCTCCATTACCGATGGCTTTGGAGGAGTGTTAGGAAGAATTGGTTTGTTGATTCTATTTGGAGTGGTCATTGGTACCTTTTTGGAGAAATCAGGTGGAGCATTTGTGATTGCCCAAAAAGTGTTGTCTTGGGTAGGGCAAAAATCGGTAATGCTAGGAATGATGATTACTGGTTATATTTCATCGATTCCTGTATTTGGAGACAGTGCTTTTATCATGCTTAACCCGATCAATAAATCCCTTTCATTTAAGGGAAAGCTTCCCTACGCGGCTACCACAGTGGCCTTGACTTTAGGGATAACTGCTACCCACTCACTTGTGCCGCCTACACCAGGGCCTATTGCTGCTGCAGGAATACTTGAGGCAGATTTAGGACAAATAATATTATTTGGAGCCATTATTAGTGCTCTCGCACTAATTCCTTGTTATTATTTTTGTAAATATTGGGTCTCAAAAATTCATTTGGAACCTGTATTCGCTGAAATTGATAAGGAAGGTAAGGTAAGAAAAAAACCTTCATTAGGTAAATCTTTTATGCCCATTATCATTCCATTGTTACTCATTATCCTTTCTTCTATAGCAGCCTATCCAACACAGCCTTTTGGTGACAATTTATTCACCTCTTTAATTTCATTTATTGGTAACCCTATAATTGCCCTGTTATTGGGTGCTTTTATGGCCTTTAGTTTGCCTGAAAAACTTGATAAAAAGGTATTGTCCTCTTCTGGTTGGTTTGGTGAAGCTCTGTTAATAGGTGCACCAGTAATTCTTATCACTGGTGCTGGAGGTGTCTTTGGTAAAATGTTGCAAAACTCTGGAATTGCTGATCAGATTAGTTCTATTATGACGGCAGGGAATTTAAGTTTGTTTTTACCTTTTGCAATGGCTTTTGCCCTAAAATCTGCACAAGGCTCTTCTACCGTTGCCTTGGTGACAACAGCATCAATTATGGTACCTCTGATGCCTGCCTTAGGTTTGGATACAGAGATAATGCGAGTGCTAACCGTATTGGCTACAGGTGCTGGAGCCATAGCCGTATCCCATGCCAATGATAGTTTTTTTTGGGCCATGACACAATTGTCAGGTATGAATATCAAACAAGGCTACCAGTCACATAGTCTAGGGACGGTCATTCTTTCCTTTACGGCTATGGCTATTATATTTATTCTGGCAACAGTACTGGCCTAA